GCAATCTACGGTAATAGCAATCGCCTTATCCGAGCCTTTTACTTTTACAATGGCCGCATCGCTGGGCGCATTGGTGGTCATGGTGGCAGTGCCTACCATGGAGTCGTACTGCTGCGATACCCAGCGGCGCGAACAGATATTGGGGTGTTGTACCAGGTGTTCCGCAATTTGTTTAAGCTCCTCCAGCGAGGTTGGCTCGGTTACCTGGTTAATGTTAAATTTAAAAGTTTCCTGAAAGTAAGCGGGCTCGCGGTACTCGCGGTGATACACCGGAGCGCCACCACCCAGTACTAAATCTTCCGCCGGTACATCGGCTACTAATTCGCCGTTTTGGTAATAGCGTAAACGTTTGGTATCCGTAACTAAAGCTATTTGCTCGCAGTACAAATCCCATTTATCGCAAATCTGGTAAATTAAATCTTCGGAGCCTTTTTCCATTACTACCAGCATGCGTTCCTGGCTCTCGGAAAGTAAAATTTCAAAAGGCTGCATGTTGGCCTGGCGGGTAGGCACTTTATCGAGCCATACATCCATGCCGCTTTCGCCTTTGGCGCTCATTTCGGAAGTAGAGCAGGTAATACCGGCGGCGCCCATATCCTGCATGCCCACTACTTTACCGGTAGCCAAAACTTCTAGTGTAGCTTCCAGTAATAATTTTTCCTGAAAAGGGTCGCCTACCTGTACCGAAGGTAATTTTTCGGCGGAAGCTTCGCTGATGTCTTCGGAAGCAAATGTAGCCCCATGAATACCATCTTTACCGGTAGCAGACCCAATAATAAATACCGGGTTACCTACGCCGTGCGCGGTAGCCGATGCCGTTTTGCCAACTTCCACGATGCCTGCCGAAAACGCATTTACCAATGGGTTTACATTATAGCAATCATCAAAAAACAACTCGCCGCCTACCGTTGGTATACCAAAAGCATTGCCGTAATCGCCGATGCCTTTTACTACGCCGCGCAGCAACCGTTTGGTTTTATCACTGGCCAGGTTACCAAAACGCAACGAATTAAGCTGCGCAATAGGCCGGGCTCCCATGGTAAAAATATCGCGGTTAATGCCACCTACGCCGGTAGCCGCCCCTTGGTACGGTTCAATGGCCGATGGGTGATTATGCGATTCAATTTTAAAAGAACAGGCCAGACCGTTACCAATATCTACCAGTCCCGCGTTTTCTTCGCCGGCTTCGGCCAGCATGCGGGGCGAGGTTTTAGGCAAAGTTTTAAGCCAAACAATAGAGTTTTTATAAGAACAGTGCTCCGACCACATTACCGAAAAAATACTTAACTCGGTAAAGTTGGGCGTCCGTCCTAAAATAGATTTAATTTTTTCAAATTCTTCTTCCAGCAAGCCAAGCTTTTTGGCTGTCTCGAAAGTTGGGAGCGATTGTTCCACGGGTTGCGGTTTTGATTTGCCGCAAAATTAGAAATTTCTATTTTACGGACTTCAAAAAATGTGATATTTTAAAAATCCTTGCTTTGTTACTACTAAAAAAAGCAGGATTAAGTATTTATAAAGAAACGATAAGCAACAGGCAGGTAATTACCGGCTTAACAAGTAGCCCAAAGAAAGTTGGAAAACTACGTTGCGGGCTTCGGTAGGCTTGTTTAATACGCGGGCATAGGGCTCCGATAAATCGGTTAGGTAACGCAAGCTTACAAACGTGCCGGTGCCTACGTGCGCCCCAACTCCGGCGGCTACGCCAAATGCGGTGCTTTTGGTCCAGTTCTTTGTATCGGTTTCGGTGCCGCCACTTTTAAGTTTAGATGCCGTTAAAAAAGAAAGTTGCGGCCCGCCTTCAAAAAACAAGGTGCCGGTGTCTACCTTTAATAATAAGGGTACATCAATGTAGTTTACTTTGCCTTCGGAACTCACGCTGGCATTTTTGTATTCAAAACCTTTTTGCGAATAAACCACTTCGGGCTGAATAGAAAGTAAATCGGAAAAGCCCCAGTTAAAAACCAGACCACCGTGAAACTTTAATTTATAAGAAAAATCGTTATTGGTACCGGTGTTCCGGAGCGAAGCTAAATTGCCCCCGATTTTAAAACCGGTTCTAATGTTTTGCGCCTGAACGCTGGCTACTGATAAAAACGTGACAACCAGAATAAGATACTTTTTCATAAAAAATTTTAAAAAAGAGAAATTTTGATACCGGGCAAAATTAAAAAAATAACTATCCAAACGGTTTAATTTATTCTGAATTCCGGAAAATGCCGGTTAGATCTTTTTATATTAAAGCAATTTATAAAATAGATGCTACAGCAAAAGATTCAGGCTAAATTACCTGACTAATTAAAACAGCGTAGTGGCTAAACAAAATGCAGTAACTTAACCTGCCGGAAAGCTTAAAATTTTAAAAAAGTGTAAGCCAACCAGATACTTTAGGGGCTATGCCGGCAGCGCAGTTAGAAAAAACTGAATTTTACCGCAAAACTTTTAGAATATAGTAATTTGAATTAAGAGAAATAAGCGTTAGTTTTGCGGCTTGAAAACAGATTCATCTGATTCTATCTATCTTAATATAAACTAAATGGCAAATATTGGCAGAATTACCCAGGTTATTGGTCCGGTAGTGGACGTTAGCTTTTCGGGTGAAAACTCTAAATTACCAAATATCCTGGACGCGCTGGAGGTAACGAAAGCCAACGGCCAGAAAATTGTGCTCGAAGTGCAACAGCACTTGGGCGAAGACCGGATCCGGACCATTGCTATGGACTCTACCGAAGGTTTAACCCGCGGAGCCGAAGTAATTGACATGGG
The sequence above is a segment of the Adhaeribacter swui genome. Coding sequences within it:
- a CDS encoding porin family protein, whose protein sequence is MKKYLILVVTFLSVASVQAQNIRTGFKIGGNLASLRNTGTNNDFSYKLKFHGGLVFNWGFSDLLSIQPEVVYSQKGFEYKNASVSSEGKVNYIDVPLLLKVDTGTLFFEGGPQLSFLTASKLKSGGTETDTKNWTKSTAFGVAAGVGAHVGTGTFVSLRYLTDLSEPYARVLNKPTEARNVVFQLSLGYLLSR
- the purL gene encoding phosphoribosylformylglycinamidine synthase subunit PurL, which gives rise to MEQSLPTFETAKKLGLLEEEFEKIKSILGRTPNFTELSIFSVMWSEHCSYKNSIVWLKTLPKTSPRMLAEAGEENAGLVDIGNGLACSFKIESHNHPSAIEPYQGAATGVGGINRDIFTMGARPIAQLNSLRFGNLASDKTKRLLRGVVKGIGDYGNAFGIPTVGGELFFDDCYNVNPLVNAFSAGIVEVGKTASATAHGVGNPVFIIGSATGKDGIHGATFASEDISEASAEKLPSVQVGDPFQEKLLLEATLEVLATGKVVGMQDMGAAGITCSTSEMSAKGESGMDVWLDKVPTRQANMQPFEILLSESQERMLVVMEKGSEDLIYQICDKWDLYCEQIALVTDTKRLRYYQNGELVADVPAEDLVLGGGAPVYHREYREPAYFQETFKFNINQVTEPTSLEELKQIAEHLVQHPNICSRRWVSQQYDSMVGTATMTTNAPSDAAIVKVKGSDKAIAITVDCNSRYVNANPEEGCAIAVAEAARNIVCSGGEPLAITNCLNFGNPYVPEVYWQFVGAIKGMKKACEKFGTPVTGGNVSFYNQSSDEGPVFPTPTIGMLGLVEQKENATTLAFQKAGDLIYLVGESKNDINSSEYLYSYQNVKLSPAPAFDLDEELKVQTTVKALIQQNLGQSVHDLSDGGLYIALVESAMPNELGFEVHTNGEFRKDAYLFGESQSRVLVSVSPEQKEAFETLLAEQNTAFEHLGTVHAQLCRIDGETFHDIAEIKNLYDTALEKIMQ